TATAGTTCCTCTAAAAGCCAAGCCTAGAGATGGTTGGGAAAAACAGTTTAAAGTAATGTCTGAAAGAAAAGAAGATAAATTGCTTATTCCAGATTCTATAGATTTATCCACTAAGGATTGGGAATGGTAGTTTCTCAATACGAAGTTTATCTGATTAACTTAGATCCAACAATCGGACATGAAATCAAAAAATCTAGACCGTGTGTTATAATATCACCGAATGAAATGAATAAGTTCATTAGTACGGTTATTATTGCGCCGATGACTACCAAATCTCATGCATATCCAACAAGAATTGAGTTAACGTTTCAA
This region of Leptospira selangorensis genomic DNA includes:
- a CDS encoding type II toxin-antitoxin system PemK/MazF family toxin produces the protein MVVSQYEVYLINLDPTIGHEIKKSRPCVIISPNEMNKFISTVIIAPMTTKSHAYPTRIELTFQSKKGWIVLDQIRTVDKVRLIKKLGKIESKTVTKVKQVIQEMLVD
- a CDS encoding AbrB/MazE/SpoVT family DNA-binding domain-containing protein, encoding MRASVVKIGNSKGIRIPKAVLEECHIEEEVDLLIDKNKIIIVPLKAKPRDGWEKQFKVMSERKEDKLLIPDSIDLSTKDWEW